From Hermetia illucens chromosome 6, iHerIll2.2.curated.20191125, whole genome shotgun sequence, one genomic window encodes:
- the LOC119659281 gene encoding organic cation transporter protein, translating to MAIDHHLEELMEKLGDFGRYQGFQFFLHVLSALTAGLHMLSLVTVAAVPNHRCFIEGVDTNESYAPWNSSAILAAIPSENGVLDSCSMYDIDNSTVPCSSYVYDNTYYKSSRTMEWNFVCDRRWMGSIAQTIYMLGVFTGAVTLGGLADKIGRKAVFCWSGLLQLILGVGVAFVPEYFSFLVVRFLYGIFGSAGSYITGFVLTMELVGPSKRTVCGVSFQAFFAMGIMLVAAWGALIPDRMLLQVVYGLHSVVLLAHWWIMDESPRWLWMQGRASEAVDIVAKGLRINGSGIPIDKEYYISKSKIRVAVEEPSSAGLTDLFKTPNMRMKTLNVCLCWFSNSLTYYGLSLSSGKLYGNPFLILFIMGLVEFPSYAAVILLLDRLGRRSITSTLMLAGGICCIAAAYIQQGSTTATTIVMLGKLFIAGSFAAIYNYSAELFPTVVRNSAMGLGSMCARLAGALTPLITLLDSFDPKVPAVTFGLLSLVSGYWVMFLPETMNQMMPESIEDGEQFGKGDTWFKACLKRKKSRDTDDYNPEQMVPLQTIDKKDGF from the coding sequence gTGACTTTGGGCGATACCaaggtttccaatttttcttacaTGTCCTCTCAGCACTGACCGCTGGTCTACACATGTTATCACTAGTCACGGTGGCAGCAGTACCTAATCATAGATGCTTCATTGAAGGGGTCGACACCAACGAATCGTATGCTCCATGGAATTCATCAGCAATCCTGGCAGCTATTCCGTCAGAAAACGGTGTCCTTGACTCCTGTTCAATGTACGATATTGACAACTCAACAGTGCCTTGCAGTTCATACGTGTACGACAATACTTACTACAAATCATCGAGGACAATGGAGTGGAACTTTGTATGTGATAGGCGATGGATGGGATCCATTGCACAGACAATTTACATGCTTGGAGTATTCACTGGAGCTGTGACGCTGGGCGGACTGGCTGACAAAATTGGAAGGAAGGCGGTGTTTTGTTGGTCTGGATTGCTTCAGCTAATCTTAGGAGTAGGGGTAGCATTCGTGCCGGAGtacttttcctttttggttGTTCGATTCCTATACGGAATTTTTGGTAGCGCTGGAAGTTACATCACAGGATTTGTATTGACCATGGAACTCGTGGGGCCGAGTAAACGAACGGTTTGCGGAGTGTCTTTCCAAGCATTCTTCGCCATGGGAATTATGTTAGTTGCAGCATGGGGTGCCTTAATCCCCGACCGAATGCTTCTACAAGTGGTTTACGGGCTGCACAGTGTCGTGTTACTTGCTCATTGGTGGATTATGGATGAGTCGCCAAGGTGGCTGTGGATGCAGGGACGGGCTTCAGAGGCTGTGGATATCGTAGCTAAAGGGCTAAGAATCAATGGATCAGGGATCCCCATAGATAAGGAATATTACATCTCGAAATCCAAAATCAGAGTTGCAGTTGAAGAACCTTCGAGTGCAGGGTTAACCGATCTGTTCAAAACGCCAAACATGAGAATGAAGACGCTAAACGTATGCCTTTGCTGGTTCTCAAATTCGTTAACGTATTATGGCCTCTCATTGAGCTCCGGCAAATTGTATGGAAATCCTTTCTTGATCCTATTCATTATGGGTCTAGTCGAATTCCCAAGTTATGCGGCGGTTATTCTTTTGCTAGATCGATTGGGAAGACGTTCGATTACAAGCACGCTCATGTTagcgggaggaatttgttgcATAGCAGCAGCTTATATTCAACAAGGAAGCACTACTGCCACCACCATCGTCATGTTAGGGAAGCTCTTCATTGCTGGATCTTTCGCTGCTATTTACAACTATTCAGCCGAACTATTTCCAACTGTTGTTCGAAACTCTGCCATGGGATTGGGTTCAATGTGTGCTCGTCTGGCCGGGGCTCTTACGCCACTCATTACACTACTTGACTCCTTTGATCCCAAGGTGCCTGCCGTAACATTCGGACTGCTTTCCTTAGTGTCTGGATACTGGGTGATGTTCCTGCCGGAAACTATGAATCAAATGATGCCGGAAAGTATTGAAGATGGCGAGCAATTTGGAAAGGGAGATACTTGGTTTAAAGCGTGCCTTAAACGAAAGAAATCACGTGATACCGACGATTACAATCCTGAGCAAATGGTGCCTTTACAAACGATCGATAAAAAAGACGGTTTTTGA